The Oscillatoria acuminata PCC 6304 genomic interval CTAATGCTAAATCCGGGAATTTCCGAGATTTTTGCACCAAATTCAACACATAATCCAGTAGATTATCAGCCACCTGTACCCCCTTAACTTCCTCTCGCGCCTTGAGAATGTGCTGCACCGTTGCCAGGGGTTTTATTTGAGTTAATTCTAAACGTTTAGCCTGAAATCCTGCCTGAGAATTCAACAACATTTGCTTTTCTGCTGCTGGGTCCGGATAATCCACCACCAGTTTAAACAAAAAGCGATCGAGTTGCGCTTCCGGCAGGGGATAAGTCCCTTCAAATTCCAGGGGATTTTGCGTGGCGATCGTCCAAAATAAATCGGGTAACGGCAAACTTTCCCCATCCAAAGTAATCTGCTGTTCTTCCATCGCTTCTAACAATGCAGCTTGAGTTTTGGGGGGAGTCCGGTTAATCTCATCCGCCAGCAAAACCTCCGTAAAAACAGGCCCTTGTTTCAAAGTGAAACTGCTGGTATTCATATCAAAAATATTCGTCCCGAGGATATCCGATGGTAAAATATCCGGCGTGAGCTGAATGCGGCGAAAATCGGCTTGAATTAACCGGGCTAACACCTTGACTAATAAGGTTTTTCCCGTTCCGGGAACTCCTTCTAAAATGACATGACCCCCCGATAACAACGCCACCAGCAATTGTTGCACCACTGCCGATTGTCCGACAACAATTTTGTCCAATGCCTGACCCAGACGGGTTAAAATCACCCTTGTTTCACTCATGCTTTAAATCCCTAACCCTTAAGATGAAATAGCACGACGAATCGCCGCCCATTTTTTCAGCCAGCGTAGCAAGTCTAACTCGCGAAGACGACGCGGATTAGAAATCACCTGCAACTGCTGCATTAATTCTGTTGACGGACGCCCGGTTTTTTCGGACCAAGCCTGTGCCAAGGTTTCAGCATCTAGGAGAACTGAACCCAATCCTAATGCCTTTTGCAGTTGCACTTGTTCTTCTTTTACCACTACCTTTACTATAAAATCACGACGGCCTGCTTTTTGCAAGACTCCGGCTAATGCCTGGATATAGGCTTTGCTATTTTCTAATCCCGGTGTCGAGACTCGATTCAGTTGTCCCAATCGCCGATTGTTTGCCCATATCAAGACAAGAATTAACACAATCCCCTGCACTAAGGCTGGAAAGACTGGGGTTTGAAGGAAATAATTCACTAATGTCTGTCTTTGTTCCCGTTCGATGACTTCTGTGTCTTTATAGCCGTGGGAATATTCATCGATAAAAATTGGCCAGTCGCCTTCGCTAACCAGATTGGCTAAAAATTCATAATTTCCCGGTATTTCTTGATACGCATTGGCTGCTAAATAGGGAGTATTGGCATAAATTACTTTGCCTTGCCCGATATTTTCCTGCCAAACCATCGCCCCAAATTCATCCGATAACAAAATTTGACTTTCGTTACGAACTCGTCTCATCGTATCAATTTTTACGGGTCCAAAAGGACTATCTTGGAGGGTACTAAAAGGCGCTTCAGTAACGGGCGTCATCACCCCTAAAATAACTAAAATATTTCCTTCGCTGACCCAGGTTTCTTCGGATTCAGAGAGGAGGTTGGAATCGCTTTCGCTTCGTCTTTGCCGGGTAAAACGACTGTCAACATGGATGAAAGTCACTGGAGTATCCAGTTCTTCATTTTCGATTAATTCATATCCGGGTTTTTCCCATCGTTGAATGGGGGCTTGTCGGGATTGCATATAAGCGTACCAAGCCCCATAACCATCGGGATTGATTCGATAAGTTGAACCGCTATTAATTCGCCCACTGCTTGCCGGGGCCATCACAAAAGTTAGCAGGATGATGGCCCCGATCGCCAGGACCAGAAATACCCCTAATTTCCGATTAGACAGGTTCATGATTTCCTCTCAATTTCTCGATAGGCTTGCTGACATTCACTCCAGGTATCAGAGGTAATAACTTGATTCCCAAAATAGAATTTCTCGTGGGTTTGCAACAAGGTTTGATAGGCATTATTTTGGATATCTTGCTGGAGTAATGCCTGATATTCGCGATCGGTCAAACTGGGTTGGTGGGGAATAATCCCGCGATCATTCAATCCTTGTAACATGGCTAAATATAAACAGCGACAAGCTTCGCCATAATTGCCGCCCTTCTGAAACTGACGCGATCGCTTTAACCATTCCTCCACCGATAATCTTGGAGTGAGCGTTGTTTCTTGAACCCGAACAGCAGTGGGACCAAAAATCCGATAGAGATAAGGAACTAAGAGATCAGCAAGACGCCACGAAAACCAGATTGCCACTAAAATAGCGATCGTCCACCCGATTACCCTTGCCACTTGATCCAACCCTGACATTTGCCACTGAGGGAATTCCGGGAGTTCCAGTTTAGAGGTTTGCAGTTCCCACCATTCCGATATGTTTTGTCGGAGGAGTTGGATTTGCCAACCAATACTATCATTTTCAAACGACTCTGTAGCCATAAATCCGTTGCCTACGATACAGTAAGTTAATCGATATCGGGGTCAAGACGCACCCTCTCGGGCGATCGATGATCTATTTATAATCGATGAAGGTGGCGATCGCCTAGGGAATCAACCTGATTATTGCTGCGGGACACAAGAAACCCGGTTTCTGAGACAAATTTTCGGCTTATCCTAAATCTGGGTCAGAAACCGGGTTTTTTACCGCTACATCAGGGGATGTTCGATAGGGATAAAGTAGGGCAATCAGCCAATAACCCACGTCAGATTGTGGTATTGTAGAGTTATCCTAATTGGTGATTAGCGATGGAAGGATCTGTAAGTCTTCACATTCCCCAAGAACTCCTAGAAAGCGCCCAACGCCTAAGCAGTCCCGATGAAACTTTAAATGATGTCGTCATCCTGGCATTGGATCGGGAAGTGCGACGCCGGAAAGGATTAGCTGCCCATCAAAAAATTCTAGCCCTTAATCAAGAATTACCACCCCAACCGGATGATACAGAATTGATTCGTCAGCTTAGAGAAGGGGAAAGATGAGTAGAACCCTTTGTTTAGATACGAATGTTTTGATTAAATATCTGGTGGCGGGGGAATCTCATCCCGATGCGATCGCTTTGATGGAAGAAGTCATCGAGGGGCGAGCAAGATTGGTTGCCCCCTCTTTTACCTGGGCGGAAGTCGGTTCGGTACTGCGGAAGAAAATTCGAGTCGGACTTTTGACGACAGAACAAGCGACAGATCTGTTCTCTGCATTTTGTGATTTGCCGATTGAGTATATCAATGGAGAAGAACTCTATGCTAGAGCCTGGGCGATCGCTCACCAGTATCATTTACCGACGCTTTATGATGCTGCATTCCTCGCCTGTTCTGAAAAAGCATCGGCTGAATTTTGGACAGCAGACAAAACCCTGCTGAACTCTTTGGGAACTGGAAAACCAGATTACGTTAAGGAACTGGGGGAGTAAAATAGTATGTCAATCGGGGAAATTATTGCAATTTTAGGATTATTAATCGTCATATTGCAAACGATGATTGCCTGGATGAGTTATGAAGGAATTCGTTTATCACTATCTTCTGGTGATTGGATTCGTCTGCTTATGATTTTAATGGCATCGGCATTTATTGTCGGGGGATTATTTGATGCTTCAGGTGAATCTTTATTGTTTTTTTTGGTGGCAATTTTTTTATGGTTGAATTAATGATTGTGCTTGATGAGTGGATTCTAAAAAATACGGTTCTTGCCTGGGGACTTTTCTGGTTATTGTTTTGCTTTGTTTGCTGGATTTTTTTTATACCTTTATCCTCTCATGTCTGTACGATCAGGTCTGTTGTC includes:
- a CDS encoding AAA family ATPase, with product MSETRVILTRLGQALDKIVVGQSAVVQQLLVALLSGGHVILEGVPGTGKTLLVKVLARLIQADFRRIQLTPDILPSDILGTNIFDMNTSSFTLKQGPVFTEVLLADEINRTPPKTQAALLEAMEEQQITLDGESLPLPDLFWTIATQNPLEFEGTYPLPEAQLDRFLFKLVVDYPDPAAEKQMLLNSQAGFQAKRLELTQIKPLATVQHILKAREEVKGVQVADNLLDYVLNLVQKSRKFPDLALGASPRSAVAWLQSSKAQAWLKDRDYVTPDDVKVVALPLLRHRLILKPEALLDGVQIDSAIASLLQQVAVPR
- a CDS encoding DUF4350 domain-containing protein, with protein sequence MNLSNRKLGVFLVLAIGAIILLTFVMAPASSGRINSGSTYRINPDGYGAWYAYMQSRQAPIQRWEKPGYELIENEELDTPVTFIHVDSRFTRQRRSESDSNLLSESEETWVSEGNILVILGVMTPVTEAPFSTLQDSPFGPVKIDTMRRVRNESQILLSDEFGAMVWQENIGQGKVIYANTPYLAANAYQEIPGNYEFLANLVSEGDWPIFIDEYSHGYKDTEVIEREQRQTLVNYFLQTPVFPALVQGIVLILVLIWANNRRLGQLNRVSTPGLENSKAYIQALAGVLQKAGRRDFIVKVVVKEEQVQLQKALGLGSVLLDAETLAQAWSEKTGRPSTELMQQLQVISNPRRLRELDLLRWLKKWAAIRRAISS
- a CDS encoding DUF4129 domain-containing protein, which produces MATESFENDSIGWQIQLLRQNISEWWELQTSKLELPEFPQWQMSGLDQVARVIGWTIAILVAIWFSWRLADLLVPYLYRIFGPTAVRVQETTLTPRLSVEEWLKRSRQFQKGGNYGEACRCLYLAMLQGLNDRGIIPHQPSLTDREYQALLQQDIQNNAYQTLLQTHEKFYFGNQVITSDTWSECQQAYREIERKS
- a CDS encoding YlcI/YnfO family protein, translating into MEGSVSLHIPQELLESAQRLSSPDETLNDVVILALDREVRRRKGLAAHQKILALNQELPPQPDDTELIRQLREGER
- a CDS encoding type II toxin-antitoxin system VapC family toxin translates to MSRTLCLDTNVLIKYLVAGESHPDAIALMEEVIEGRARLVAPSFTWAEVGSVLRKKIRVGLLTTEQATDLFSAFCDLPIEYINGEELYARAWAIAHQYHLPTLYDAAFLACSEKASAEFWTADKTLLNSLGTGKPDYVKELGE